One part of the Streptomyces lienomycini genome encodes these proteins:
- a CDS encoding urease accessory protein UreD gives MPAVRDRLAPEYYEPARLPPELVAFSAVPETLGPGSPAKVGILDLGFARRGERTELVERYQKTPLEIMRPLYVDPALPGMAFTYVMATGGGIAQADRYRQDLRCGPHTQVLFTTQAATKVYRMEQDYATQLVRLTAAEGAYVEYLPDPLIPFEGARFHQNAVITVDEDATVVYGETVTAGRIARGERHDYTTLGSDLEIRRPDGTLLAVDTLRLTPERSGGVDGPGVFGGHDHVASLFVVSGRRPAAEIADALHASLTGHEVLHGASVLPDDCGAWVRILAHEEPRVTGAVRAAWDAVRRLLTGHPAPDLRKP, from the coding sequence GTGCCGGCCGTCCGCGACCGGCTGGCGCCGGAGTACTACGAGCCCGCCCGGCTCCCCCCGGAACTGGTGGCGTTCTCGGCCGTGCCCGAGACGCTCGGACCGGGTTCGCCGGCCAAGGTCGGCATCCTCGATCTCGGTTTCGCCCGCCGGGGGGAGCGCACCGAGCTGGTCGAGCGGTACCAGAAGACTCCGCTGGAGATCATGCGTCCGCTCTACGTCGACCCGGCCCTGCCCGGCATGGCGTTCACCTACGTGATGGCGACGGGGGGCGGCATCGCCCAGGCCGACCGCTACCGCCAGGACCTCCGGTGCGGTCCGCACACCCAGGTGCTGTTCACCACGCAGGCGGCCACGAAGGTCTACCGGATGGAGCAGGACTACGCGACGCAGCTGGTCCGGCTCACCGCCGCCGAGGGCGCGTACGTCGAGTACCTGCCCGATCCGCTCATCCCCTTCGAGGGCGCCCGCTTCCACCAGAACGCCGTGATCACCGTCGACGAGGACGCCACGGTCGTCTACGGGGAGACGGTCACCGCGGGCCGGATCGCGCGTGGTGAGCGGCACGACTACACCACCCTCGGCAGCGACCTGGAGATCCGCCGGCCCGACGGGACCCTCCTGGCGGTGGACACGCTCCGGCTCACCCCGGAGCGGTCCGGCGGGGTGGACGGCCCGGGCGTCTTCGGCGGGCACGACCACGTCGCCTCCCTGTTCGTGGTGAGCGGCCGGCGTCCCGCCGCCGAGATCGCCGACGCCCTGCACGCGTCCCTGACGGGCCACGAGGTGCTCCACGGGGCGAGTGTGCTCCCGGACGACTGCGGGGCCTGGGTGCGGATCCTCGCCCACGAGGAGCCCCGGGTCACCGGGGCCGTCCGGGCCGCCTGGGACGCCGTACGCCGGCTGCTCACCGGTCACCCCGCACCCGACCTGCGCAAACCGTGA
- the ureG gene encoding urease accessory protein UreG, which produces MKDNVLRVGIGGPVGSGKTALIEALVPILIERGRRPAVITNDIYTQEDAQHIRRTLAGVLEGDRVVGVETGACPHTAVRDDPTMNLAAGAEMLERHPDVDVLLYESGGDNLTLTFSPALVDVFVFVLDTAEGEKMPRKRGPGITDSDLLVINKIDIAQYVRTDLGVMESDAHKVRGDGPVVLTDCLTGKGVDEVLAFIESRRKVLI; this is translated from the coding sequence GTGAAGGACAACGTGCTGCGTGTGGGGATCGGCGGGCCCGTCGGATCGGGCAAGACCGCTCTCATCGAGGCCCTCGTGCCGATCCTGATCGAGCGGGGCCGCCGGCCCGCCGTGATCACCAACGACATCTACACCCAGGAGGACGCCCAGCACATCCGCCGCACCCTCGCCGGGGTGCTGGAGGGCGACCGCGTGGTGGGCGTCGAGACGGGCGCCTGCCCGCACACCGCCGTCCGCGACGACCCGACGATGAACCTGGCGGCGGGCGCGGAGATGCTGGAACGCCACCCCGACGTCGACGTGCTCCTCTACGAGAGCGGCGGCGACAACCTGACCCTCACCTTCAGCCCGGCCCTGGTCGACGTGTTCGTCTTCGTCCTGGACACCGCCGAGGGCGAGAAGATGCCGCGCAAGCGGGGACCCGGCATCACCGACTCCGACCTGCTGGTCATCAACAAGATCGACATCGCCCAGTACGTGCGGACCGACCTCGGCGTCATGGAGTCCGACGCCCACAAGGTGCGCGGCGACGGACCCGTGGTGCTCACCGACTGCCTGACCGGCAAGGGCGTCGACGAGGTCCTCGCCTTCATCGAGTCCCGGCGCAAGGTCCTGATCTGA
- the ureC gene encoding urease subunit alpha: MPTLSRKQYADLFGPTVGDRFRLADTNLVVEVEKDVREGSYGDEVVYGGGKTMRDGMAADPQATAAQGALDLVITNAVVLDAVLGVVKCDIGVKDGFIAGIGKAGNPQTQDAVDPRLVIGPGTEVVAGEHLIATAGAMDSHVHLISPQQCEQALSNGITTFFGGGTGPTDGTNGTTCTPGPYNLARFLEAAEDLPVNLGIMGKGNGSLPAALDEQIEAGAAALKVHEDWGSTPAVIDNALAVADRHDVQVAIHTDTLNEGGFFEDTRSAIDGRTIHTFHSEGAGGGHAPDILRVTGEPNVLPSSTNPTLPYTKNSVDELLDMVMVCHHLSHDIPEDVSFADSRVRAETIAAETVLHDQGIISMVSSDSQAMGRVGESVTRAFQIAHVCKEAFGPLPEDSARNDNNRVLRYLAKVTVNPAIASGISDYVGTLEAGKLADIVLWPMHSFGAKPKMVIKGGVVSWAQMGDPNASLPTPQPVYYRPMFGQYGKAMQSTHVTFMSQAGIAAGVPEKLGLQRRVLPVRKTRTIGKHNMIRNDVVPDIQVDPETYKVTVNGKVATIDPAQKLPLNQLFFLV, encoded by the coding sequence ATGCCGACCCTGTCCCGCAAGCAGTACGCCGACCTGTTCGGCCCCACGGTGGGCGACCGGTTCCGGCTGGCCGACACCAACCTCGTCGTCGAGGTCGAGAAGGACGTCCGTGAGGGCTCCTACGGCGACGAGGTCGTCTACGGCGGTGGCAAGACCATGCGTGACGGCATGGCCGCCGACCCGCAGGCCACCGCGGCGCAGGGGGCCCTCGACCTCGTCATCACCAACGCCGTGGTCCTGGACGCGGTGCTCGGTGTGGTCAAGTGCGACATCGGCGTCAAGGACGGGTTCATCGCGGGCATCGGCAAGGCCGGCAACCCGCAGACCCAGGACGCCGTCGACCCCCGACTCGTCATCGGCCCCGGTACCGAGGTCGTCGCCGGTGAGCACCTGATCGCCACCGCCGGAGCGATGGACTCGCACGTGCACCTGATCTCGCCGCAGCAGTGCGAGCAGGCGCTCAGCAACGGCATCACCACCTTCTTCGGCGGCGGTACCGGGCCGACGGACGGGACCAACGGCACGACCTGCACGCCCGGCCCCTACAACCTCGCCCGCTTCCTGGAGGCGGCCGAGGACCTGCCGGTCAACCTCGGCATCATGGGCAAGGGCAACGGCAGCCTCCCCGCGGCCCTGGACGAGCAGATCGAGGCGGGCGCCGCCGCGCTCAAGGTGCACGAGGACTGGGGCTCGACCCCCGCCGTCATCGACAACGCGCTGGCGGTCGCCGACCGGCACGACGTCCAGGTCGCCATCCACACCGACACCCTCAACGAGGGCGGCTTCTTCGAGGACACCCGGTCCGCGATCGACGGCCGTACGATCCACACCTTCCACAGCGAGGGCGCGGGCGGCGGCCACGCCCCCGACATCCTGCGGGTCACCGGCGAGCCGAACGTCCTTCCCTCGTCGACCAACCCGACGCTGCCCTACACCAAGAACTCCGTGGACGAGCTGCTGGACATGGTGATGGTCTGCCACCACCTCAGCCACGACATCCCCGAGGACGTCTCCTTCGCCGACAGCCGGGTGCGGGCGGAGACCATCGCCGCCGAGACGGTCCTGCACGACCAGGGCATCATCAGCATGGTCTCGTCCGACTCCCAGGCCATGGGCCGCGTCGGCGAGTCCGTCACCCGCGCCTTCCAGATCGCCCACGTCTGCAAGGAGGCCTTCGGCCCGCTGCCGGAGGACTCCGCGCGCAACGACAACAACCGCGTCCTGCGCTACCTGGCCAAGGTCACCGTCAACCCGGCCATCGCCAGCGGCATCTCGGACTACGTGGGGACGCTGGAGGCGGGCAAGCTCGCGGACATCGTGCTGTGGCCCATGCACTCCTTCGGAGCCAAGCCCAAGATGGTCATCAAGGGCGGCGTCGTCTCCTGGGCGCAGATGGGCGACCCGAACGCCTCGCTGCCCACCCCCCAGCCCGTCTACTACCGGCCCATGTTCGGCCAGTACGGCAAGGCCATGCAGTCGACCCACGTCACCTTCATGTCACAGGCCGGCATCGCGGCCGGGGTGCCCGAGAAGCTCGGCCTCCAGCGGAGGGTCCTGCCGGTGCGCAAGACCCGCACGATCGGCAAGCACAACATGATCCGCAACGACGTGGTGCCCGACATCCAGGTGGACCCGGAGACGTACAAGGTCACGGTGAACGGCAAGGTCGCAACCATCGACCCGGCCCAGAAGCTGCCCCTCAACCAGCTGTTCTTCCTGGTCTGA
- a CDS encoding urease subunit beta, with protein MKLPPRHQYGDEPIEINAGRRTLKVSVSNTGDRAIQVGSDYHFFEANSALEFDREATLGMHLNIAAGTSVRFEPGGTREVELCAYAGTGRLTGFSGLLNGSVKSHPARVEAVSRALERGFRSTGAKDKDGAKKSKKKGSN; from the coding sequence ATGAAACTCCCTCCCCGCCACCAGTACGGCGACGAGCCGATCGAGATCAACGCCGGCCGGCGGACCCTCAAGGTCAGCGTCAGCAACACCGGCGACCGGGCGATCCAGGTCGGCTCGGACTACCACTTCTTCGAGGCGAACTCCGCCCTCGAGTTCGACCGCGAGGCCACGCTCGGCATGCACCTCAACATCGCCGCCGGCACCTCCGTCCGCTTCGAGCCCGGCGGCACCCGCGAGGTCGAGCTGTGCGCCTACGCGGGCACCGGCCGCCTCACCGGCTTCAGCGGGCTCCTCAACGGCAGCGTCAAGTCGCACCCCGCCCGGGTGGAAGCCGTGAGCCGGGCGCTGGAGCGCGGTTTCCGGAGCACCGGCGCCAAGGACAAGGACGGCGCCAAGAAGTCCAAGAAGAAGGGATCCAACTGA
- a CDS encoding sirohydrochlorin chelatase has product MRRGTVVAVCGHESDGGHAVRDLLGPQVSCVSGGRELLRRVRASRARGEDVCVVPMTLGRDPELVADAARTLLDLAPEERAGTVLAEPFGTAEHLVGWLRAAATRVPRDRALLITAPSGDPFVDADLFRIARLVRQYGRHRTVEVALTGGDPDPAEGVRRCRALGAQRVVLLPAAWAVPRVPDTGYGEPGGPLLTAPATAGVLDARVGDAWHRYDRHGDDGLPRGLTAAHDHGHSHSHGPGGHGHDHGPGGHGHDHGPGGHGHSHDHAPVGGGHVHGARGAPASAAAPVHAASSASSASSASSVLPSSRSLR; this is encoded by the coding sequence GTGCGCCGCGGCACGGTGGTCGCCGTCTGCGGCCACGAGAGCGACGGCGGGCATGCCGTACGGGACCTGCTGGGCCCTCAGGTGTCCTGCGTGTCCGGCGGCCGTGAACTGCTCCGCCGCGTCCGCGCGTCACGCGCCCGCGGCGAGGACGTCTGCGTGGTGCCGATGACGCTGGGGCGCGACCCGGAGCTGGTCGCCGACGCCGCCCGTACCCTGCTGGACCTGGCCCCCGAGGAGCGCGCGGGCACCGTGCTGGCCGAGCCGTTCGGGACCGCGGAACACCTGGTCGGGTGGCTCCGGGCGGCGGCCACACGGGTGCCGCGCGACCGGGCGCTCCTGATCACCGCGCCGTCCGGCGACCCCTTCGTCGACGCGGACCTCTTCCGGATCGCACGTCTGGTGCGGCAGTACGGCCGCCACCGCACCGTCGAGGTCGCTCTCACCGGTGGCGATCCGGACCCGGCCGAGGGCGTCCGGCGCTGCCGCGCCCTGGGCGCCCAGCGCGTCGTGCTGCTGCCGGCCGCCTGGGCGGTCCCGCGGGTGCCGGACACCGGGTACGGCGAGCCGGGCGGACCCCTCCTGACGGCGCCCGCGACGGCGGGGGTGCTCGACGCGCGCGTCGGTGACGCCTGGCACCGGTACGACCGGCACGGCGACGACGGCCTGCCCCGGGGCCTCACGGCGGCCCACGACCACGGCCACTCCCACAGCCACGGCCCGGGCGGCCACGGGCACGACCACGGCCCGGGCGGCCACGGGCACGACCACGGCCCGGGCGGCCACGGGCACAGCCACGACCACGCTCCGGTCGGCGGCGGTCACGTCCACGGGGCGCGCGGTGCCCCGGCCTCCGCTGCCGCCCCCGTCCATGCCGCCTCCTCCGCGTCCTCCGCCTCCTCCGCCTCCTCCGTTCTCCCATCCAGCAGGAGCCTTCGATGA
- a CDS encoding urease subunit gamma — protein MNLAPREIDKLLVYVVADLARKRRERGLKLNFSESVALITEAILEAARDGKTVADCMELGRQVVVEDQTMPGVREMLPLLQVEATFDDGNKLVSCHDPVGG, from the coding sequence ATGAACCTGGCCCCCCGAGAGATCGACAAGCTGCTGGTGTACGTCGTCGCGGACCTGGCGCGCAAACGCCGGGAGCGCGGGCTGAAGCTCAACTTCAGCGAATCGGTGGCGCTCATCACCGAGGCCATCCTGGAAGCCGCCCGGGACGGCAAGACCGTCGCGGACTGCATGGAGCTGGGCCGGCAGGTGGTCGTCGAGGACCAGACCATGCCGGGTGTGCGGGAGATGCTGCCGCTGCTCCAGGTGGAGGCGACCTTCGACGACGGCAACAAGCTGGTCTCCTGCCACGACCCGGTCGGCGGCTGA
- a CDS encoding urea transporter: MASQSIEHGAGSPPPKSSAHTWKETALGALRGVGQVDFQASLWCSLVILVALWVAGWEIGLFATIGAVVATLTARLLAVSHDSVTQGLMTYCGVLGGIAMVVYLGNHPSTYVMAVCAAVTCTLVTATLGTLLTPFGLRAFTGPFCLVSLVMVLGAPSFERVWHGTPESAVTPATPKSPYVSWTDLWQGFFSNFSQIFFVETWYVGLIMLAGLFLAGWRVGLFAVLGSVVGILTAWALGAPAALIGEGIYGYNAVLTSLAFGVVLLRATAWNFAYTVLAAAATTALTASLSVLFEKFGSHTFTWPFNIATWALLAAVPFLSRITLLADDS, from the coding sequence GTGGCCTCGCAGTCGATCGAGCACGGTGCCGGGTCGCCACCGCCGAAGTCGTCCGCGCACACGTGGAAGGAGACCGCCCTCGGCGCCCTGCGGGGCGTGGGGCAGGTGGACTTCCAGGCGAGCCTGTGGTGTTCGCTCGTCATCCTCGTCGCCCTCTGGGTGGCGGGCTGGGAGATCGGCCTGTTCGCCACCATCGGAGCGGTCGTCGCCACGCTGACGGCGCGGTTGCTGGCGGTCTCGCACGACTCGGTGACCCAGGGGCTGATGACCTACTGCGGTGTGCTGGGCGGCATCGCCATGGTGGTCTACCTCGGCAACCACCCCTCGACGTACGTCATGGCGGTGTGCGCGGCCGTGACGTGCACCCTGGTGACCGCCACCCTCGGAACCCTGCTCACGCCCTTCGGACTCAGGGCCTTCACCGGGCCGTTCTGCCTGGTCTCCCTGGTGATGGTGCTGGGCGCCCCCTCGTTCGAGCGCGTCTGGCACGGCACCCCCGAGTCCGCGGTCACCCCGGCCACCCCCAAGAGCCCCTACGTCAGCTGGACGGACCTGTGGCAGGGCTTCTTCTCCAACTTCTCGCAGATCTTCTTCGTCGAGACCTGGTACGTCGGCCTGATCATGCTGGCCGGCCTCTTCCTGGCCGGGTGGCGGGTGGGGCTGTTCGCCGTGCTGGGCAGCGTCGTGGGGATCCTCACCGCGTGGGCGCTCGGCGCTCCGGCCGCGCTGATCGGCGAGGGGATCTACGGCTACAACGCGGTCCTGACGAGCCTCGCGTTCGGCGTCGTCCTGCTGCGCGCCACCGCCTGGAACTTCGCCTACACGGTGCTGGCCGCCGCCGCCACCACCGCCCTGACGGCCTCGCTGTCGGTGCTGTTCGAGAAGTTCGGCAGCCACACCTTCACCTGGCCGTTCAACATCGCCACCTGGGCCCTGCTGGCGGCGGTGCCCTTCCTGTCCCGCATCACCCTGCTGGCCGACGACTCCTGA
- the crcB gene encoding fluoride efflux transporter CrcB, whose protein sequence is MHLHPHPDSAVGSRAPVVAAVAVGGAVGALLRYGASRLWRNGSDAALLWRTGEASFPVTTLLINVVGCFLMGVLTIAVKERFTGAPRLLNPMLGTGVLGGFTTFSSYTDDTRRLFENDQPGYAVTNLLVTVAGCLTAVVLGVVVARLALVRDRHAGAGEGSGS, encoded by the coding sequence ATGCACCTCCACCCTCATCCGGACTCCGCGGTCGGCTCACGGGCCCCCGTGGTCGCCGCGGTGGCGGTCGGCGGAGCGGTGGGCGCCCTCCTGCGCTACGGCGCCTCCCGCCTGTGGCGCAACGGCAGCGACGCGGCGCTGCTGTGGCGAACGGGTGAGGCGTCCTTCCCGGTGACGACCCTGCTGATCAACGTGGTGGGGTGCTTCCTGATGGGCGTACTCACCATCGCGGTCAAGGAGCGCTTCACCGGCGCTCCGCGCCTGTTGAACCCCATGCTCGGCACCGGCGTCCTCGGCGGCTTCACCACGTTCTCCTCCTACACCGACGACACCCGCCGGCTGTTCGAGAACGACCAGCCGGGCTACGCCGTGACCAACCTGCTGGTGACGGTGGCGGGTTGTCTGACGGCGGTGGTCCTGGGTGTGGTCGTGGCCCGGCTGGCCCTGGTGCGTGACCGGCACGCGGGGGCCGGGGAAGGAAGTGGGTCCTGA
- a CDS encoding fluoride efflux transporter FluC yields MMEWLLVLAGGAVGAPARYLIGAATKEHLRSSFHWGTFLANMAAALLLGFLVQAGAEGALGQSGQALLSTGFCGALSTWSTFSNEVHSLASARRLAGAAGYVFVTVALGLGLSFAGMAVAQALW; encoded by the coding sequence CTGATGGAGTGGCTGCTGGTCCTGGCGGGCGGTGCGGTCGGCGCTCCGGCCCGTTATCTGATCGGTGCGGCGACGAAGGAGCACCTGCGGTCCTCCTTCCACTGGGGCACGTTCCTCGCCAACATGGCCGCCGCCCTGCTCCTGGGCTTCCTCGTCCAGGCGGGCGCCGAGGGGGCACTCGGCCAGTCCGGCCAGGCGCTGCTGTCGACCGGCTTCTGCGGCGCCCTGTCCACCTGGTCGACGTTCTCCAACGAGGTCCACTCCCTGGCGAGCGCCCGGCGGCTGGCCGGAGCCGCCGGCTACGTGTTCGTGACGGTCGCGCTCGGTCTCGGCCTGTCGTTCGCGGGCATGGCGGTCGCCCAGGCCCTGTGGTGA